The following are from one region of the Mixophyes fleayi isolate aMixFle1 chromosome 7, aMixFle1.hap1, whole genome shotgun sequence genome:
- the PGP gene encoding glycerol-3-phosphate phosphatase has product MAASKCTRLSGELSRRFLASVDTVLFDCDGVLWRGDEAVPGAPELVNGLKQAGKRVFYLTNNSTKTRSMYAEKLGRLGFGAQAGEVFGTAYCTALYLRDTARLRGKVYLVGGGALCQELGAAGIAHLGSGPDLVTGGMKDWAAEKGDPEVRAVVVGFDEHFSYMKLNRALQYLQDPDCLFIATNTDTRLPLEGGRTIPGTGCLVRAVETAAHRKALVIGKPNSFLYDCVVKECGLDPARTVMVGDRLDTDIQMGSTCGIQTLLTLTGFSSLEDAKSYQNSGSYSLVPDFYVDSVADLLPALSPGDQ; this is encoded by the exons ATGGCGGCCTCCAAGTGTACTCGCCTGTCAGGGGAGCTGTCCCGGCGTTTCCTGGCCTCGGTGGACACGGTGCTGTTTGACTGCGACGGGGTGCTGTGGCGGGGGGACGAGGCCGTGCCCGGTGCGCCCGAGCTGGTCAACGGGCTGAAGCAGGCCGGGAAGCGGGTGTTCTACCTGACCAATAACAGCACGAAGACCCGCTCCATGTACGCGGAGAAGCTGGGCCGCCTGGGCTTCGGGGCCCAGGCCGGGGAGGTGTTCGGCACGGCCTACTGCACGGCCCTCTACCTGCGGGACACGGCCCGGCTGCGGGGCAAGGTGTACCTGGTCGGGGGAGGGGCGCTGTGCCAGGAGCTGGGGGCGGCTGGCATCGCCCACCTGGGCAGCGGGCCGGACCTGGTCACCGGGGGGATGAAGGACTGGGCGGCGGAGAAGGGGGACCCCGAGGTGAGGGCCGTGGTGGTCGGCTTCGATGAGCACTTCAGCTACATGAAACTGAACCGGGCTCTCCAGTACCTGCAGGACCCGGACTGTCTGTTCATTGCCACCAACACGGACACCCGGCTGCCCCTGGAGGGGGGGAGAACCATcccgg GAACCGGCTGCTTGGTGCGGGCGGTGGAAACGGCAGCTCATCGCAAAGCTCTGGTCATCGGGAAACCCAACTCCTTCCTCTACGACTGTGTAGTCAAGGAATGTGGCTTGGATCCCGCCAGGACTGTGATGGTGGGAGATCGTCTCGACACAGACATTCAGATGGGTTCCACGTGTGGGATCCAAACGCTCCTCACCCTCACCGGCTTCTCCAGTCTGGAGGATGCAAAGTCCTACCAGAACAGTGGCTCCTACTCTTTGGTCCCTGATTTTTATGTGGACTCTGTTGCTGATCTTCTACCAGCCCTATCTCCTGGTGATCAGTGA